One genomic segment of Nonomuraea coxensis DSM 45129 includes these proteins:
- a CDS encoding family 2B encapsulin nanocompartment shell protein: protein MTESEQRLSLDTQAARRLATTTKTPPQAREITPRWLLRMLPWVDVAAGTYRVNRRLTYPVGGGRVSFYHTGARLQVIPPSLTELPLLHGMAAGEELELLARSFRQREYGAGDTIARAGRPADEILLIAHGKVTQFQAAGYGGRLVRGALADGDHAGGGLPGATWDFTLETSTPCTVLALPREELDALAARSPALRAQIERHHDRLARPRNKHGEAAVAIAAGHRGEHPLPGTFVDYDPGPREYPMSLSQTVVRVHTRVADLYNEPMDQTEQQLRLTVEALRESQEHELLNNREFGLLHNVDPRQRLYTRTGPPGPDDLDELLCRRKKSRFFLAHPRAIAAFHRECSARGVYPDSVELHGARLTAWRGVPVLPCDKIPVTRQGTSTILVLRTGEDDQGVVGLRPTAVPGQREPGLSVRFTGIDARGIASYLVSAYYSGAVLVPDALGALEHVKVAG from the coding sequence GTGACGGAGTCGGAGCAGAGGCTCAGCCTCGACACCCAGGCGGCGCGCAGGCTCGCCACGACGACCAAGACGCCTCCGCAGGCGCGGGAGATCACCCCGCGCTGGCTGCTGCGGATGTTGCCGTGGGTCGACGTGGCGGCCGGCACCTACCGGGTGAACCGGCGGCTCACCTACCCGGTCGGGGGCGGCCGGGTGAGCTTCTACCACACCGGGGCCCGGCTCCAGGTGATCCCACCGAGCCTGACGGAGCTGCCCCTGCTGCACGGGATGGCCGCCGGCGAGGAGCTGGAGCTGCTCGCCCGGTCGTTCCGGCAGCGGGAATACGGCGCGGGCGACACGATCGCCCGCGCCGGCCGTCCGGCGGACGAGATCCTGCTGATCGCGCACGGCAAGGTCACCCAGTTCCAGGCCGCCGGCTACGGCGGCCGGCTGGTGCGCGGCGCCCTCGCCGACGGCGACCACGCCGGCGGCGGCCTGCCGGGCGCGACCTGGGACTTCACGCTGGAGACCAGCACCCCGTGCACGGTGCTGGCCCTGCCGCGCGAGGAGCTGGACGCCCTGGCCGCCCGCTCCCCGGCACTGCGCGCCCAGATCGAACGCCACCACGACCGGCTGGCCCGGCCGCGGAACAAGCACGGCGAGGCGGCCGTGGCGATCGCCGCCGGGCACAGGGGCGAGCACCCGCTGCCCGGCACGTTCGTCGACTACGACCCGGGGCCGCGCGAATACCCGATGAGCCTGTCGCAGACGGTGGTGCGCGTCCACACCCGGGTCGCCGACCTCTACAACGAGCCGATGGACCAGACAGAGCAGCAGCTCCGGCTGACGGTCGAGGCGCTGCGCGAGTCGCAGGAGCACGAGCTGCTCAACAACCGCGAGTTCGGGCTGCTGCACAACGTCGATCCCCGGCAGCGGCTCTACACCCGCACGGGGCCGCCGGGTCCCGACGACCTCGACGAGCTGCTGTGCCGCAGGAAGAAGTCCCGCTTCTTCCTGGCCCATCCGCGGGCGATCGCCGCCTTCCACCGGGAGTGCAGCGCCCGCGGCGTCTACCCCGACAGCGTCGAGCTGCACGGGGCGCGGCTGACCGCCTGGCGGGGCGTGCCCGTCCTGCCCTGCGACAAGATCCCGGTCACCCGGCAGGGCACCAGCACGATCCTCGTCCTGCGCACCGGCGAGGACGACCAGGGCGTGGTCGGGCTGCGTCCCACCGCCGTCCCCGGCCAGCGCGAGCCGGGGCTGAGCGTCCGCTTCACCGGCATCGACGCGCGGGGCATCGCCTCCTACCTGGTCAGCGCCTACTACTCGGGCGCCGTCCTGGTGCCGGACGCGCTCGGCGCGCTGGAGCATGTCAAGGTGGCCGGCTGA
- a CDS encoding terpene synthase family protein codes for MSQPFELPDFYVPYPARLNPHLEVANAHSKRWARAMGMLEGSGVWEESDLDAHDYPLMCAYTHPDCDADELCLITDWYVWVFFFDDHFLEVFKRSGDLEGSRGYLARLGAFMPMGDDLSMPEPANPVEAGLADLWVRTVPGMSKDWRERFAESTRNLLNESLWELANINKGRISNPVEYIEMRRKVGGAPWSAGLVEHAVGAEVPARLAATRPLRVLKDTFSDAVHLRNDLFSYEREVGDEGELSNGVLVLETFLGCTTQEAANAVNDLLTSRLQQFEHTAVTELGPLFAEHGIDPVSAAGVLAYVKGLQDWQSGGHEWHLRSSRYMNQRAGASRPLGMSSLVDLLGAKRVRSFTHVPYERVGPSVIPDDLYVPFPLRLSPHLDNARRSIVEWCAAMGILEAQPGVAGSAVWDERKLVDYDLALCAAGLHPDATPEELDLAAFWLAWGTYGDDYFPAVFGRTGNLAAAKIAVDRFSACMPLDGSPAPPPANALERSLADVWARTAGPMPAGHRRKLRESVEKMCQGWLWELAGEVAQHVPDPVDYLEMRRLTFGSDLTMSLCRLRHDRGVPDDVYASGPMRALENAMMDAGCLLNDIFSYQKEIEFGGEVHNCVLVVRSFFDCDYPAALRIVTDLLAARVRQFEHIVANELPIVCDDFGLDAEARGTLDGFVAELRDWLAAILNWHRGCFRYDEESLRRHHRPPRVTLGGPTGLGTSAAVAFPVLSGR; via the coding sequence ATGAGCCAACCGTTCGAACTGCCGGACTTCTACGTGCCGTACCCGGCCCGGCTCAACCCCCATCTGGAGGTGGCCAACGCCCACTCCAAGCGGTGGGCGCGGGCCATGGGGATGCTGGAGGGCTCGGGGGTGTGGGAGGAGTCCGATCTCGACGCCCACGACTACCCGTTGATGTGCGCCTACACCCATCCCGACTGCGACGCCGACGAGCTGTGCCTGATCACCGACTGGTACGTGTGGGTGTTCTTCTTCGACGACCACTTCCTGGAGGTGTTCAAACGCTCCGGCGACCTGGAGGGCAGCCGGGGCTACCTGGCCCGGCTGGGCGCGTTCATGCCGATGGGCGACGACCTGTCCATGCCTGAGCCGGCCAACCCGGTCGAGGCGGGGCTGGCCGACCTGTGGGTGCGCACGGTGCCCGGCATGTCGAAGGACTGGCGCGAACGTTTCGCCGAGAGCACCCGCAACCTGCTGAACGAGTCGCTGTGGGAGCTGGCCAACATCAACAAGGGCCGGATCTCCAACCCGGTCGAGTACATCGAGATGCGCCGCAAGGTGGGCGGCGCGCCCTGGTCGGCGGGGCTGGTGGAGCACGCCGTGGGGGCCGAGGTGCCGGCCAGGCTGGCCGCGACCCGGCCGCTGCGGGTGCTCAAGGACACCTTCTCCGACGCCGTCCACCTGCGCAACGACCTGTTCTCCTACGAGCGGGAGGTCGGTGACGAGGGCGAGCTGAGCAACGGCGTGCTGGTGCTGGAGACGTTCCTCGGCTGCACCACGCAGGAGGCCGCGAACGCGGTCAACGACCTGCTGACCTCGCGGCTGCAGCAGTTCGAGCACACGGCGGTGACGGAGCTCGGGCCGCTGTTCGCCGAGCACGGCATCGACCCGGTCTCGGCGGCCGGGGTGCTGGCCTACGTCAAGGGGCTCCAGGACTGGCAGTCGGGCGGCCACGAGTGGCACCTGCGCTCCAGCCGCTACATGAACCAGCGGGCCGGGGCGAGCCGGCCGCTCGGCATGTCGTCGCTGGTCGACCTGCTGGGCGCCAAGCGGGTCAGGAGCTTCACGCACGTCCCGTACGAGCGGGTGGGGCCGAGCGTGATCCCCGACGACCTCTACGTGCCGTTCCCGCTGCGGCTCTCGCCGCACCTGGACAACGCCCGGCGGAGCATCGTGGAGTGGTGCGCGGCGATGGGCATCCTGGAGGCCCAGCCGGGGGTGGCGGGCTCGGCGGTGTGGGACGAGCGGAAGCTGGTCGACTACGACCTGGCGCTGTGCGCCGCCGGGCTGCATCCCGACGCCACTCCCGAGGAGCTGGACCTGGCCGCGTTCTGGCTGGCGTGGGGGACGTACGGCGACGACTACTTCCCGGCCGTCTTCGGCCGCACCGGCAACCTGGCCGCCGCCAAGATCGCGGTCGACCGGTTCTCGGCGTGCATGCCGCTGGACGGCTCGCCGGCGCCGCCGCCCGCGAACGCGCTGGAGCGGAGCCTCGCCGACGTCTGGGCCCGTACGGCAGGGCCCATGCCGGCCGGTCACCGCCGCAAGCTGCGCGAGTCGGTGGAGAAGATGTGCCAGGGGTGGCTGTGGGAGCTGGCGGGCGAGGTCGCGCAGCACGTGCCCGACCCGGTCGACTATCTGGAGATGCGCCGGCTGACCTTCGGCTCCGACCTGACCATGAGCCTCTGCCGGCTGCGCCACGACCGGGGCGTCCCTGACGACGTCTACGCCAGCGGCCCGATGCGGGCGCTGGAGAACGCCATGATGGACGCGGGCTGCCTGCTCAACGACATCTTCTCCTACCAGAAGGAGATCGAGTTCGGGGGCGAGGTGCACAACTGCGTCCTCGTCGTGCGGAGCTTCTTCGACTGCGACTACCCGGCCGCGCTGCGCATCGTCACCGACCTGCTGGCCGCGCGGGTCAGGCAGTTCGAGCACATCGTGGCGAACGAGCTGCCGATCGTCTGCGACGACTTCGGCCTCGACGCCGAGGCGCGCGGCACCCTCGACGGCTTCGTGGCGGAGCTGCGCGACTGGCTCGCCGCCATACTCAACTGGCACCGGGGCTGCTTCCGCTACGACGAGGAGAGCCTGCGCCGGCACCACCGGCCGCCGCGCGTCACGCTCGGCGGCCCCACCGGCCTCGGCACCTCGGCGGCGGTCGCCTTCCCCGTGTTGTCCGGCAGGTGA
- a CDS encoding STAS domain-containing protein has product MNRLEDRLLYQDEQLKVTVRAAADGPAVTLVGQVDASNSYALAVALTGCRRGEQIVVDTGGLTFIDVSGLRVLALPALPPEQRWIRLRNLTAYQVRLLRLMGWYQESRAHQLPI; this is encoded by the coding sequence GTGAACCGTCTCGAAGATCGGCTGCTCTATCAGGACGAGCAGCTCAAGGTCACGGTGCGCGCGGCGGCCGACGGGCCCGCCGTCACGCTGGTCGGCCAGGTCGACGCCTCCAACAGCTACGCCCTGGCCGTCGCCCTGACGGGCTGCCGCCGGGGCGAGCAGATCGTCGTCGACACCGGCGGCCTGACCTTCATCGACGTCTCGGGGCTGCGCGTGCTGGCCCTGCCGGCGCTGCCGCCGGAGCAGCGCTGGATCAGGCTGCGCAACCTCACCGCGTATCAGGTCCGGCTGTTGCGGCTGATGGGCTGGTACCAGGAGTCCCGAGCCCATCAGCTGCCCATCTGA
- a CDS encoding C40 family peptidase codes for MTGRGSPARVLTYALACVLAYVLHAQAAPAAWSARSAAGSIALRAAMEMIGVPYSWGGGGVRGPGFGIGKGAGTKGFDCSGLTEYAYARAGAAIGTTSQEQWRSGIRLPKELIEPGDLVFFDNDRTSPGPEHVGIAVDATTMVHAPYTGAFVRTDRLDRSDFLGAVRPGVGRSAV; via the coding sequence ATGACCGGGAGAGGATCGCCGGCGCGGGTGCTCACGTACGCGCTGGCGTGCGTGCTGGCGTACGTTCTTCATGCGCAGGCGGCGCCGGCCGCGTGGAGCGCGCGCTCGGCCGCCGGAAGCATCGCGCTGCGCGCGGCGATGGAGATGATCGGGGTCCCCTACTCGTGGGGCGGCGGCGGGGTGCGCGGGCCCGGCTTCGGCATCGGGAAGGGCGCGGGCACGAAGGGCTTCGACTGCTCGGGGCTCACCGAGTACGCCTACGCGCGGGCGGGCGCGGCCATCGGGACCACCTCGCAGGAGCAGTGGCGCTCGGGGATCCGGCTGCCGAAGGAGCTGATCGAGCCCGGCGACCTGGTCTTCTTCGACAACGACCGCACCAGTCCCGGGCCGGAGCACGTGGGGATCGCGGTGGACGCGACGACGATGGTGCACGCGCCCTACACGGGGGCGTTCGTGCGGACGGACCGGCTCGACCGGTCCGACTTCCTGGGGGCGGTACGGCCGGGGGTCGGCCGCTCAGCCGTCTGA
- a CDS encoding helix-turn-helix domain-containing protein — MTEIPDRDSLQSGPSALRLLIGAHLRRLREAADVTREAAAYAIRGSQSKISRMEAGRTSFKPRDVTDLLALYGVRDRAERDSLLALVAQANAPSWWHEYRDVVPDWFEPYLGLEQDAALIRTYGVQHVPALLQTEDYAREIIARNHEGEPSARIARLLAVRLRRRRALGPPAPRKLWAVLDEGALRRRVGDEDVMRAQLEHLARMAERPNVTLQVFPFASGSALGGVGPVTLLRFAQDELPDVVYLEHLTGAQYLNKENEVRHYRHLLNELGVHAPPPSETPSILHGMIERL; from the coding sequence ATGACCGAAATACCGGATCGTGATTCCCTGCAATCAGGACCGAGCGCGCTGCGCCTGCTCATCGGCGCTCACCTGCGCCGCCTGCGCGAGGCGGCCGACGTCACCCGCGAGGCCGCCGCGTACGCGATCCGCGGCTCCCAGTCGAAGATCAGCCGCATGGAGGCCGGCCGCACCAGCTTCAAGCCGCGTGACGTGACCGACCTGCTCGCCCTCTACGGCGTACGCGACCGGGCCGAGCGCGACAGCCTGCTCGCCCTGGTCGCGCAGGCCAACGCGCCGAGCTGGTGGCACGAATACCGCGACGTCGTCCCCGACTGGTTCGAGCCCTACCTCGGCCTGGAGCAGGACGCCGCGCTCATCCGCACCTACGGCGTCCAGCACGTCCCCGCCCTGCTGCAGACCGAGGACTACGCCCGCGAGATCATCGCCCGCAACCACGAGGGCGAGCCCTCGGCGCGGATCGCGCGGCTGCTCGCGGTGCGCCTGCGCCGCCGCCGCGCCCTCGGCCCGCCCGCCCCGCGCAAGCTCTGGGCGGTGCTCGACGAAGGCGCGCTGCGCCGCCGGGTGGGCGACGAGGACGTCATGCGGGCCCAGCTCGAACACCTCGCCCGCATGGCCGAGCGGCCCAACGTCACGCTGCAGGTGTTCCCCTTCGCCAGCGGCTCCGCGCTCGGCGGGGTCGGCCCGGTCACCCTCCTGCGCTTCGCCCAGGACGAGCTGCCCGACGTGGTCTACCTCGAACACCTCACCGGCGCCCAATACCTCAACAAGGAGAACGAGGTGCGCCACTACCGCCACCTGCTCAACGAGCTGGGCGTGCACGCCCCGCCCCCGTCCGAGACCCCGTCGATCCTCCACGGGATGATCGAGCGCCTCTGA
- a CDS encoding SAM-dependent methyltransferase yields the protein MTGEPYAAGEALSPRIDTSVPHAARMWNYWLGGKDHYDADREAGDQFSAAFPDIVEIARLSRHLLARIVRHLVEEAGVRQFLDVGTGLPTVDNTHEVAQRAHPACRVVYVDNDPLVLAHARALLVGTPEGATDYVDADLREPDKIIAAAAGTLDLTRPVALMLMGIAGYVSEEDGAYAIVGRLMEALPSGSYLAMWDGANVVTGEALDRAQEEHNEGPGAPYHLRSREEFARFFDGLELVEPGVVSITRWRPDPDPMASLAEVDALCGVARKP from the coding sequence ATGACCGGAGAACCGTACGCCGCCGGAGAGGCCCTGTCGCCTCGCATCGACACCAGCGTCCCGCACGCCGCCCGCATGTGGAACTACTGGCTCGGCGGCAAGGATCACTACGACGCGGACCGGGAGGCCGGCGACCAGTTCAGCGCGGCCTTCCCCGACATCGTGGAGATCGCGCGCCTGTCCCGGCACCTGCTCGCCCGCATCGTGCGGCACCTGGTCGAGGAGGCGGGCGTGCGCCAGTTCCTCGATGTCGGCACCGGCCTGCCGACCGTGGACAACACGCACGAGGTCGCCCAGCGCGCCCACCCGGCCTGCCGGGTGGTGTACGTCGACAACGATCCCCTGGTGCTCGCCCACGCCCGCGCCCTCCTGGTCGGCACCCCCGAGGGCGCGACCGACTACGTGGACGCCGACCTGCGCGAACCCGACAAGATCATCGCCGCCGCGGCGGGCACCCTCGACCTCACGCGGCCGGTCGCGCTCATGCTCATGGGCATCGCGGGCTACGTGAGCGAGGAGGACGGGGCCTACGCGATCGTCGGGCGGCTGATGGAGGCCCTGCCGTCCGGCAGCTACCTCGCCATGTGGGACGGCGCCAACGTCGTCACCGGCGAGGCGCTCGACCGGGCCCAGGAGGAGCACAACGAGGGGCCGGGGGCGCCTTACCACCTGCGGAGCCGCGAGGAGTTCGCCCGCTTCTTCGACGGGCTGGAGCTGGTCGAGCCGGGCGTGGTGTCGATCACGCGCTGGCGGCCCGACCCCGACCCGATGGCCTCGCTCGCCGAGGTGGACGCGCTGTGCGGGGTCGCCCGCAAGCCCTGA
- the mads6 gene encoding methylation-associated defense system protein kinase MAD6 — protein sequence MAEIVGGGRPVNDAERRVIAYLRDHAPADWLLLHNIEVPRGNDVFEVDLLVLTGHSLVVVDVKGTRGRIEVSGTRWFPPRREAFGSPVAKLRGTAKALKGLLVSRSTQLERVYVDSLVVLSSPDAELVDPAGRDAVNVTTVPELVATLSDVSRVRRGCSPHVRPYMTAVLDALNQTVRRSTAPPRFGNWEVEEQLGGDAKVTEYRAFNATLPGSETVLLRVYQADPLADHESRAAERQRIANAYQSLARIPPHPCVVRSRDFFAIDDESRFVLVLDDVHGQSLHLSPPRGARMSVVQDLLSGLAHAHANGVVHRALTPASVLVTDDGHAVLTGFDYAKLGPRNYTVAHELGNVLDAAYVSPECQERPDRMTTASDVYSAGVIAHQLLTGELPTGADGPGVPEVVRRMLDHSPARRPSAADALQALTAAPPPQGSRLGRLVRRLVLRP from the coding sequence ATGGCAGAGATCGTCGGCGGTGGACGTCCGGTCAACGACGCCGAACGGCGCGTCATCGCATATCTGCGCGACCACGCGCCCGCCGACTGGCTGCTGCTGCACAACATCGAGGTCCCGCGCGGCAACGACGTCTTCGAGGTCGACCTGCTCGTGCTGACCGGCCACTCGCTCGTGGTCGTCGACGTCAAGGGCACCCGGGGACGCATCGAGGTGTCGGGCACGCGCTGGTTCCCGCCCCGGCGGGAGGCGTTCGGCTCGCCGGTGGCCAAGCTGCGGGGCACCGCCAAGGCGCTCAAGGGCCTGCTGGTGTCCAGGTCCACCCAGCTCGAACGGGTCTACGTCGACAGCCTGGTCGTGCTCAGCTCCCCCGACGCCGAGCTGGTCGACCCGGCCGGGCGCGACGCCGTCAACGTCACCACCGTGCCCGAGCTGGTCGCCACGCTGAGCGACGTCTCGCGGGTGCGGCGCGGGTGCAGCCCGCACGTGCGGCCCTACATGACGGCCGTGCTCGACGCGCTCAACCAGACCGTACGCCGCAGCACCGCGCCGCCCCGCTTCGGCAACTGGGAGGTCGAGGAGCAGCTCGGCGGCGACGCCAAGGTCACCGAATACCGCGCCTTCAACGCCACGCTGCCGGGCAGCGAGACCGTGCTGCTGCGGGTCTACCAGGCCGACCCGCTCGCCGACCACGAGTCGCGGGCCGCCGAGCGGCAGCGCATCGCCAACGCCTACCAGAGCCTGGCCCGCATCCCGCCGCACCCGTGCGTGGTGCGCTCGCGCGATTTCTTCGCGATCGACGACGAGAGCAGGTTCGTGCTGGTGCTCGACGACGTGCACGGTCAGTCGCTGCACCTGTCGCCGCCCCGGGGCGCGCGCATGAGCGTGGTCCAGGACCTGCTGAGCGGCCTCGCCCACGCCCACGCCAACGGCGTCGTGCACCGCGCGCTCACCCCGGCCAGCGTGCTCGTCACCGACGACGGCCACGCCGTGCTCACCGGCTTCGACTACGCCAAGCTCGGCCCGCGCAACTACACCGTCGCCCACGAGCTGGGCAACGTGCTCGACGCCGCCTACGTCTCCCCCGAGTGCCAGGAGCGGCCCGACCGGATGACCACGGCCTCCGACGTCTACTCGGCCGGGGTGATCGCCCACCAGCTCCTCACCGGCGAGCTGCCGACCGGCGCCGACGGCCCCGGCGTGCCCGAGGTCGTGCGCCGCATGCTCGACCACTCGCCCGCGAGGCGGCCGTCCGCGGCCGACGCCCTCCAGGCGCTGACCGCCGCGCCGCCGCCCCAGGGCTCCCGCCTCGGCCGCCTGGTCCGCCGCCTGGTCCTCCGTCCCTGA
- a CDS encoding FKBP-type peptidyl-prolyl cis-trans isomerase: MSWRKTVRLFWPAMLMLATSCGSSSYQGAEEGAQPVVSGGFGSKPVVSIPAGKPGRTPRITVLSEGSGRRTLPGDVVLADVDIRRWAGNQPYMSTFDANQPTSVVFDGRRVPEVWQRSLIGHPAGSRIMLVGPAADALGPDLPRAGVSPRDTLVVVFDILGGYPPDARLVGRTLPVVPADLTPADPPRVLIDGSGREIRAGAKVIVQYVAAAWPSRVVTDSSYRRGGPSAFTLKPGAAPPAWLDALPGRRVGCRLAVPAAGDDPGIYVIDVLDTITPQT, translated from the coding sequence GTGTCCTGGAGGAAGACCGTGCGCCTGTTCTGGCCCGCCATGCTGATGCTCGCCACCTCGTGCGGCTCCTCCTCGTACCAGGGGGCGGAGGAGGGCGCGCAACCCGTCGTCAGCGGCGGCTTCGGCAGCAAGCCGGTCGTCTCCATCCCCGCGGGCAAGCCCGGCCGTACGCCCCGCATCACCGTGCTGTCGGAGGGCAGCGGGCGGCGTACGCTGCCGGGCGACGTCGTGCTCGCCGACGTCGACATCCGCCGGTGGGCCGGCAACCAGCCGTACATGAGCACCTTCGACGCCAACCAGCCCACCTCGGTCGTCTTCGACGGCCGGCGGGTGCCGGAGGTCTGGCAGCGTTCGCTCATCGGCCATCCGGCGGGCAGCCGAATCATGCTGGTCGGACCGGCCGCCGACGCGCTCGGGCCCGACCTGCCCCGGGCCGGGGTGTCGCCCAGGGACACGCTCGTCGTCGTCTTCGACATCCTGGGCGGCTATCCGCCGGACGCGCGGCTGGTGGGGCGCACCCTGCCGGTCGTGCCGGCCGACCTGACGCCCGCCGACCCGCCCCGCGTCCTCATCGACGGCTCGGGCAGGGAGATCCGGGCGGGGGCGAAGGTGATCGTCCAGTACGTCGCCGCCGCCTGGCCGTCGCGGGTGGTCACGGACTCGTCGTACCGGCGGGGCGGGCCGAGCGCCTTCACCCTGAAGCCGGGCGCGGCGCCCCCGGCCTGGCTGGACGCGCTGCCGGGCCGGCGCGTCGGCTGCCGGCTCGCGGTCCCGGCGGCGGGGGACGACCCCGGCATCTACGTCATCGACGTGCTGGACACCATCACCCCGCAGACCTGA
- a CDS encoding DUF2293 domain-containing protein — protein sequence MSRQSLARRVADAAEIALTTRKYVTFIDVVTGLRWLHTRHVDLWRQGRAPTLAGLAAVDEDRLVTTAALLKDWALAKGLKPVDTPYVAGSRDRRELRFTAGHPQEPFRVHWISPELSEARVRRLTERQSKAPDLVAVAPLESWTCASCGDTGPYLIMEDDRPHCLTCADLDHLVFLPSGNAALSRRAKQESRLAAVVVRYNRRRKVYQRAGLLVEQAALEAAEERCLADEDARERRRERDRVRRAEQDVEFQARMAAEIARLFPGCPERRARDIAEHAGQRGSGRVGRTAAARALDENAITLAVIASIRHLDTDYDELLMSGVPRMTARERIKDRIEAKLAEFRGRDAWTDGPATPMLGIGTPDSLR from the coding sequence GTGAGTAGGCAGAGCCTGGCGCGGAGGGTCGCGGACGCGGCCGAGATCGCGCTGACCACCCGCAAGTACGTCACGTTCATCGACGTGGTCACCGGACTCCGCTGGCTGCACACGCGGCACGTCGACCTGTGGCGGCAGGGCCGGGCGCCCACGCTGGCCGGCCTCGCGGCGGTGGACGAGGACCGCCTGGTGACCACGGCCGCGCTGCTGAAGGACTGGGCGCTGGCCAAGGGACTCAAGCCGGTCGACACCCCTTACGTGGCGGGCAGCCGCGACCGCCGCGAGCTGCGTTTCACCGCCGGCCACCCGCAGGAGCCGTTCCGCGTCCACTGGATCTCGCCCGAGCTGAGCGAGGCGCGGGTGCGCCGGCTCACCGAGCGGCAGAGCAAGGCGCCCGACCTGGTGGCCGTGGCGCCGCTGGAGTCCTGGACGTGCGCGTCCTGCGGCGACACCGGCCCCTACCTGATCATGGAGGACGACCGTCCCCACTGCCTGACCTGCGCGGACCTCGACCACCTCGTGTTCCTGCCGTCGGGGAACGCGGCGCTGAGCCGCCGGGCCAAGCAGGAGAGCCGCCTCGCCGCCGTGGTCGTGCGCTACAACCGGCGGCGCAAGGTCTACCAGCGGGCCGGCCTGCTGGTCGAGCAGGCCGCGCTGGAGGCGGCCGAGGAGCGGTGCCTGGCCGACGAGGACGCCCGCGAACGCCGCCGCGAGCGCGACCGGGTCCGCCGGGCCGAGCAGGACGTGGAGTTCCAGGCCAGGATGGCGGCCGAGATCGCCCGGCTGTTCCCCGGCTGCCCCGAGCGGCGGGCGCGGGACATCGCCGAGCACGCCGGCCAGCGCGGCAGCGGCCGGGTCGGCCGCACGGCGGCGGCCAGGGCGCTCGACGAGAACGCCATCACCCTGGCCGTGATCGCGTCCATCCGCCACCTGGACACCGACTACGACGAGCTGCTGATGTCCGGGGTGCCGCGCATGACCGCCCGCGAACGGATCAAGGACCGCATCGAGGCCAAGCTGGCGGAGTTCCGCGGCCGAGACGCCTGGACAGACGGGCCCGCGACACCGATGCTGGGGATCGGCACCCCTGATTCCCTCCGCTGA
- a CDS encoding amidohydrolase family protein → MVTGSVTDVHTHHVPKGWPDLGRPGAPRLRVESEREATILVGEREFRRIQDDCWDPEVRLARMDADGVDRQVVSPTPVFFGYDLPAEEGVRIAKIFNDLALEICAHERLIPFCQVPLQDPELACAELDRCLANGHRGVEIGNHVGDRDLDDPGVVAFLRHCAERGAPVFVHPWDLPAGPRVERWMAQWLVGMPAETHLSILAMILGGVFDQVPESLRICFAHGGGSFAFWLGRFENAWHRRPGVVGVSERPPSHYLGRFAVDSAVFDERALRLLVDTFGEDHVLLGSDFPYPLGESPAGGLIRRAGFLSETARAKLLGGNAEAFLGA, encoded by the coding sequence ATGGTCACCGGATCGGTCACCGACGTCCACACGCACCACGTGCCCAAGGGCTGGCCCGACCTGGGCCGGCCCGGGGCGCCCCGGCTGCGGGTCGAGTCCGAGCGCGAGGCGACCATCCTCGTGGGGGAGCGCGAGTTCCGCCGGATCCAGGACGACTGCTGGGACCCGGAGGTCCGGCTGGCCAGGATGGACGCCGACGGCGTGGACCGCCAGGTCGTCTCACCCACCCCGGTCTTCTTCGGCTACGACCTGCCGGCCGAGGAGGGCGTGCGCATCGCGAAGATCTTCAACGACCTGGCGCTGGAGATCTGCGCCCACGAGCGGCTGATCCCGTTCTGCCAGGTGCCGTTGCAGGATCCGGAGCTGGCCTGCGCCGAGCTCGACCGCTGCCTGGCCAACGGCCACCGTGGCGTCGAGATCGGTAACCACGTCGGCGACCGCGATCTCGACGACCCCGGCGTGGTCGCGTTCCTGCGGCACTGCGCCGAGCGAGGGGCGCCCGTCTTCGTGCACCCGTGGGACCTGCCGGCCGGGCCGCGCGTCGAGCGGTGGATGGCCCAGTGGCTCGTCGGCATGCCCGCCGAGACCCACCTGTCGATCCTCGCCATGATCCTCGGCGGCGTGTTCGACCAGGTCCCCGAGAGCCTGCGGATCTGCTTCGCGCACGGCGGCGGCTCCTTCGCCTTCTGGCTCGGCCGCTTCGAGAACGCCTGGCATCGCCGGCCCGGCGTGGTCGGCGTCTCCGAACGGCCGCCGTCGCACTACCTCGGCAGGTTCGCCGTCGACTCCGCGGTCTTCGACGAGCGGGCGCTGCGCCTGCTCGTCGACACCTTCGGCGAGGACCACGTGCTGCTCGGCAGCGACTTCCCGTACCCGCTCGGGGAGTCGCCGGCGGGCGGCCTGATCCGGCGGGCCGGGTTCCTGTCCGAGACCGCGCGGGCCAAGCTGCTCGGCGGCAACGCCGAGGCGTTCCTGGGCGCCTGA